One Thermodesulfobacteriota bacterium genomic region harbors:
- a CDS encoding 2-hydroxyacyl-CoA dehydratase family protein, protein MQGLARARAVLADREEVAREAQRQGRPVLGYLSVQVPLEILTALDVSPWRVFGDIREPITEADRGLPAAFCPYLRSVLDLALKGRLSFLDGFIGCHSCDAQEKTVRIVPSLVAFPYTHYLDLPSNINESSIEYFRSQIIDFTASLEKLTGRALTQSRLLEAIDEHNEQRALLRALYERNRSDPPVISGREMLEVVTALQTLPVGEGTSLLREVSAEIGARANRGFGRPRVLVWGGVLHDPVYMDLIENAGVDVVIDDLDEGTKPYWFDVAGGGEPYDQLARKYLVGVYASRTFREAAAGATVKDHATDLEARFGYLGRFVRDWKVDGAILQAVRYCDPHAADVVDLTDYLDALGIPSMYVEHSYSEGGLAPLRTRIEAFVETLP, encoded by the coding sequence ATGCAGGGTCTCGCCAGGGCACGGGCGGTTCTCGCCGATCGAGAGGAGGTCGCGCGGGAGGCGCAAAGACAGGGAAGACCGGTTCTCGGATATCTCTCGGTTCAAGTCCCCCTCGAGATCCTGACCGCGCTCGACGTTTCCCCCTGGCGAGTCTTCGGGGACATACGGGAGCCCATCACCGAGGCCGATCGGGGACTTCCGGCCGCTTTCTGCCCCTACTTGCGGAGCGTGCTCGACCTGGCCCTCAAGGGAAGGCTCTCGTTTCTCGACGGCTTCATCGGGTGTCACTCCTGCGATGCCCAGGAGAAGACGGTGAGGATCGTGCCCTCCCTGGTCGCGTTCCCCTATACCCACTACCTCGACCTGCCCTCCAATATCAACGAGTCCTCCATCGAGTACTTCCGAAGCCAGATCATCGACTTCACCGCGAGCCTGGAGAAGCTTACGGGCAGAGCACTGACTCAGAGCCGGCTCCTCGAGGCGATCGATGAGCACAACGAGCAGCGGGCGCTGCTGCGAGCTCTCTATGAGCGGAACCGCTCCGATCCCCCTGTGATTTCCGGGCGCGAGATGCTGGAGGTCGTCACCGCCCTCCAGACGCTGCCGGTGGGCGAGGGTACCAGCCTCTTGCGGGAGGTGTCGGCGGAGATCGGGGCCCGAGCGAATCGGGGCTTCGGGAGGCCGAGAGTTCTCGTGTGGGGCGGCGTGCTCCACGACCCGGTCTACATGGATCTGATCGAGAACGCCGGGGTAGACGTGGTGATCGACGACCTGGACGAGGGGACCAAACCCTACTGGTTCGACGTGGCCGGCGGTGGCGAGCCCTATGATCAGCTCGCCCGCAAGTACCTCGTCGGCGTGTATGCCTCGAGGACGTTTCGAGAAGCGGCGGCGGGAGCGACCGTGAAGGATCACGCGACGGACCTGGAGGCGCGCTTCGGGTACCTCGGCCGCTTCGTGCGAGACTGGAAGGTCGACGGTGCGATCTTGCAGGCGGTCCGCTACTGCGACCCCCACGCGGCCGACGTGGTTGACCTGACGGACTACCTGGACGCCCTCGGAATCCCCAGCATGTACGTGGAGCACAGCTACAGCGAGGGTGGGCTCGCGCCGCTGCGCACCCGGATCGAGGCCTTCGTCGAGACGCTTCCGTAA
- a CDS encoding TetR/AcrR family transcriptional regulator, whose translation MTLLLAARGRSSAMHRVPAQVENPELVKKRHEQIYNAVAELFGKDGYPNTSMRDIAKASGINLSYLYKYVSSKNDVLYIFYEGVSRIYEDTYKKLAHPTDMDAVEQLREFIRDILTIVHENKFVLRSMWTETRHLEPEWLKLVLAKESYIVECVEKLVMRGIDQGRFAVRDSFMTANLIQYMMFVEPMKWWNLKRRYSVDDMIREVTNFILRALGVPEDTSPSAGA comes from the coding sequence GTGACGCTTTTGCTCGCGGCGAGAGGGAGAAGTTCTGCGATGCATCGAGTACCGGCCCAAGTGGAAAACCCAGAACTCGTCAAGAAACGGCACGAACAGATTTACAACGCCGTGGCGGAACTCTTCGGGAAGGACGGCTATCCCAACACAAGCATGCGCGACATCGCGAAGGCCTCAGGAATCAATTTGTCATATCTATACAAATACGTTTCGTCAAAGAACGACGTGCTTTACATATTCTACGAGGGCGTAAGCCGAATATACGAGGATACATACAAGAAACTTGCACACCCTACAGACATGGATGCGGTCGAACAATTGCGGGAATTCATTCGAGATATTCTTACCATCGTGCACGAAAACAAGTTCGTACTCCGCTCCATGTGGACCGAGACCCGACATCTCGAGCCGGAATGGCTGAAACTCGTCCTCGCCAAGGAATCCTACATCGTGGAGTGCGTGGAGAAGCTGGTGATGAGGGGAATTGATCAAGGAAGATTTGCCGTACGCGATTCGTTCATGACCGCCAATCTGATTCAATACATGATGTTCGTGGAGCCCATGAAGTGGTGGAACTTAAAGAGGCGATACTCGGTCGACGACATGATTCGAGAGGTGACGAACTTCATTTTGAGGGCACTCGGAGTACCGGAAGACACATCGCCCTCCGCCGGAGCATGA
- a CDS encoding 3-hydroxyacyl-CoA dehydrogenase family protein — MGIERVAVLGAGIMGNGIAQVSAAAGYEVRLRDVEQGFLERGLGTMRKSLERMAKKGNVAPDAVEQILGRVKPTTDLREAVDGADLVIEAIPEDLQLKRNTFRELGEICRPGAILASNTSNFSITNIASASGRPEQVIGMHYFNPPALMNLIEVVRGLETSEETLQSVLGFAASCGKKTVVCKDSQGFITSRMIAVWLVEAERILEEGIASREDIDTACRLAFNHPMGPFELADFSGLDTKLAVSDAMAQMFGERFRSPQTVRNLVAAGHVGRKSGRGWYDYSR, encoded by the coding sequence ATGGGGATCGAGCGCGTGGCAGTTCTCGGCGCGGGCATCATGGGAAACGGCATTGCCCAGGTGAGCGCCGCCGCCGGCTACGAGGTGCGCCTGAGGGACGTGGAGCAGGGCTTCCTGGAGCGGGGGCTGGGGACCATGCGCAAGAGCCTCGAGCGCATGGCGAAGAAGGGGAATGTCGCCCCCGACGCGGTGGAGCAGATCCTCGGGCGGGTGAAACCCACCACGGACCTGCGGGAGGCCGTCGACGGTGCAGACCTCGTGATCGAGGCGATCCCCGAGGACCTGCAGCTCAAGAGGAATACCTTTCGGGAGTTGGGAGAGATCTGCCGGCCCGGAGCGATCCTGGCTTCCAACACCTCCAACTTCAGCATTACGAACATCGCTTCGGCGAGCGGGCGCCCAGAGCAGGTCATCGGCATGCACTACTTCAACCCGCCGGCGCTGATGAACCTGATCGAGGTGGTGCGAGGGCTCGAAACGTCGGAGGAGACGCTGCAGTCGGTCTTGGGGTTTGCCGCCTCTTGCGGCAAGAAGACGGTGGTGTGCAAGGACTCCCAGGGCTTCATCACCAGCCGAATGATCGCCGTCTGGTTGGTGGAGGCGGAACGCATCCTCGAGGAAGGGATCGCATCCCGGGAAGACATCGACACGGCGTGCCGCCTCGCGTTCAATCATCCCATGGGCCCCTTCGAGCTGGCGGACTTCTCGGGTCTCGACACCAAGCTCGCGGTCTCCGACGCCATGGCCCAGATGTTCGGGGAGCGGTTCCGCTCCCCCCAGACCGTACGCAACCTGGTGGCTGCGGGGCACGTGGGCAGAAAGTCCGGAAGAGGCTGGTACGACTACTCCAGGTGA
- a CDS encoding DUF362 domain-containing protein, with the protein MGNPIVAIAKFHDAYESVSRVLELSGGLAGFHPGDKILIKPNLVEWDLDLPYAPWGVVTTSAVMGALVRCLAERGFRKLTIGEGTPLPRAKGKGRKVLRLLGYERLRERYGVELVDFDEERFEDVDLGGIHLSVARRALEADKIITVPTLKTHGICQVSLGIKNLKGCIDRRSKKFCHDPEVTLDHTFPLLLTKLPVALNLIDGVYGLERGPTSNGRAYRRDLLVASTDVLAGDVVGARLMGHELAEVPHLQHYANLQGRLADVDRIETRGEPIEVHRLRFEWDTPWREDGSGPTAFDKVGISGLAFRKPDATVCTNCVCVLAPALVMLMAAYNNETSDTIEVINGKKTRASAGFETTVLLGRCATALNKDNPNIARRIELKTCPPDLDQMIERLREAGVECDYAVYEQFRRRAVGRYKEEDGFTLSMYSVAPESAPAGADARAAGS; encoded by the coding sequence ATGGGAAATCCGATCGTCGCAATTGCAAAATTTCACGACGCCTACGAGTCCGTCTCCCGGGTCCTGGAGCTCTCCGGCGGGCTCGCCGGCTTCCACCCCGGCGACAAGATCCTCATCAAACCCAACCTCGTCGAGTGGGACCTCGACCTGCCCTACGCCCCGTGGGGCGTGGTCACCACGAGCGCGGTCATGGGTGCGCTCGTTCGGTGTCTCGCCGAGAGGGGCTTTCGAAAGCTCACGATCGGCGAGGGAACGCCCTTGCCCCGGGCGAAGGGGAAGGGCCGGAAGGTGCTCCGACTCCTCGGCTACGAGCGGCTGCGCGAGCGGTACGGCGTGGAGCTCGTCGACTTCGACGAGGAGCGTTTCGAAGACGTCGATCTTGGCGGAATCCACCTGTCCGTGGCGCGAAGGGCGCTGGAGGCCGACAAGATCATCACCGTCCCCACCCTGAAGACCCACGGCATCTGCCAGGTTTCGCTGGGCATCAAGAACCTGAAGGGGTGCATCGACCGGAGGTCGAAGAAGTTCTGCCACGACCCGGAGGTGACCCTCGACCACACGTTTCCCCTTCTGCTCACCAAACTTCCGGTGGCATTGAACCTGATCGACGGCGTGTACGGTCTGGAGCGGGGTCCGACGAGCAACGGCCGGGCCTATCGGCGAGACCTCCTCGTCGCCTCGACCGACGTGCTCGCGGGGGACGTGGTCGGAGCCAGGCTCATGGGGCACGAGCTCGCCGAGGTGCCCCACCTGCAGCACTACGCGAACCTTCAGGGCCGGCTGGCGGACGTGGACCGTATCGAGACCCGCGGCGAACCGATCGAGGTGCACCGGCTCCGGTTCGAGTGGGATACGCCCTGGAGGGAAGATGGGAGCGGCCCGACGGCATTCGACAAGGTGGGCATCTCCGGACTCGCGTTCCGAAAGCCCGACGCCACCGTCTGCACCAACTGCGTGTGCGTCCTGGCGCCTGCCCTCGTCATGCTGATGGCCGCCTACAACAACGAGACTTCGGACACGATCGAGGTCATCAACGGAAAGAAGACGCGCGCCAGCGCAGGTTTCGAGACGACGGTGCTGCTGGGGCGGTGCGCGACGGCGCTGAACAAGGACAACCCGAACATCGCGCGGCGCATCGAGCTCAAGACCTGTCCTCCCGACCTGGACCAGATGATCGAACGTCTGCGGGAGGCGGGTGTGGAGTGTGACTACGCGGTCTACGAGCAATTTCGACGACGGGCTGTCGGTCGGTACAAAGAGGAGGACGGATTTACGCTGTCGATGTACAGCGTGGCGCCTGAGAGCGCTCCGGCAGGCGCCGACGCCCGAGCAGCAGGGTCCTGA
- a CDS encoding enoyl-CoA hydratase-related protein, giving the protein MNFETILFERDGGIATITLHRPAQLNALNAVMIGELGAAFRQVDGDDEVKVLVLAGGEKVFGAGADLKMISELDTPAAAHAFFGGLQGEPYRSLAGIGKPTIAAVSGMALGGVCEMVLACDLRIASESASFGLPEVKLGLLPGGGGTQRLPRLVGETRAKELLFTGEAIDAHEAYRIGLVNRVVAPEKLMAETRALAQKLAARPAVALRMIKAAVHGGSGLPLDAALAYEARCFELLFSTEDQKEGVRAFVEKRKPVYKGK; this is encoded by the coding sequence ATGAACTTCGAGACGATTCTCTTTGAAAGAGACGGTGGGATTGCGACCATCACGCTCCACCGGCCGGCGCAGCTCAACGCCCTGAACGCGGTGATGATCGGGGAGCTGGGAGCGGCCTTCCGGCAGGTCGACGGCGACGACGAGGTGAAGGTCCTCGTGCTCGCCGGCGGAGAGAAGGTCTTCGGCGCCGGGGCGGACCTCAAGATGATCAGCGAGCTCGACACCCCCGCGGCCGCCCATGCCTTCTTCGGCGGCCTACAGGGGGAGCCCTACCGCAGCCTCGCGGGCATCGGAAAGCCTACCATCGCGGCGGTGTCCGGGATGGCCCTGGGCGGGGTCTGCGAGATGGTGCTCGCGTGCGATCTTCGCATCGCGTCCGAGAGCGCGTCCTTCGGCCTCCCGGAGGTAAAGCTCGGCTTGCTGCCGGGGGGGGGCGGCACCCAGCGCCTGCCGCGCCTCGTGGGGGAGACCAGGGCGAAGGAGCTGCTCTTTACGGGCGAGGCCATCGACGCCCACGAGGCCTACCGCATCGGGCTGGTGAACAGGGTGGTCGCGCCCGAGAAGCTCATGGCGGAGACGCGCGCCCTTGCGCAGAAGCTGGCCGCGCGCCCTGCCGTGGCGCTCCGGATGATCAAGGCGGCCGTCCACGGCGGGTCGGGCCTCCCCCTGGACGCGGCGCTCGCGTACGAAGCCCGCTGTTTCGAGCTGCTGTTCTCCACCGAGGACCAGAAGGAGGGAGTGCGGGCTTTCGTGGAGAAGAGAAAGCCCGTGTACAAGGGAAAGTAG
- a CDS encoding acyl-CoA dehydrogenase family protein: MRERGTSDLPPSRAYARGGSFLVRETSPAEVFTPEDFASDELLFAKTARDFMEKEVLSVSSRLEETDLELLVGLLRKAGEVGLLAADIPEEYGGLGLPKRAAALVLESLSGQMSFQITYIVHTGIGSLPIVYYGTHEQRRRYLPDMATGSKLGCYALTEPTAGSDALAVRTKAVLSDDGTHYVLNGTKQFITNARIADVLIVFAKVDGQHFTAFLVDRRTPGLSLGSDEKKMGLHGSTTCSVFLEDAKVPVTDVLGEIGRGHKIAFNILNIGRFKLGAVGVGAGKRALEQALAYCLERKQFGRRLAEFGAIREKLGRMYTRIYALEAATYRTVGLIDGLLLWGSDDHGEAELRSIEEYSVECALVKVLGSEVLDEVVDEAVQCFGGYGYCADYPVERYYRDSRINRIYEGTNEINRMLVPTMLLRKASVGDLPLAEAFAAVGRPSPRGGGASAPPPAGLGAAARVVGNLKELCVHVLGLASEKYGAGLSSQQAIQLRVADLVLAAFLAESAWLRASKAAERRVESSGLATAAACVVCEEAAEKAEASARQALVAMGEAGAASRLGALLERVPADTVALREVIASRLVEAERWVV, from the coding sequence ATGAGAGAGCGCGGTACATCCGATCTGCCTCCGAGCCGGGCCTACGCCCGCGGCGGCAGCTTCCTCGTTCGGGAGACCTCTCCCGCCGAAGTCTTCACGCCGGAGGACTTCGCCTCGGACGAGCTCCTGTTCGCCAAGACCGCTCGCGACTTCATGGAAAAAGAGGTGCTGTCCGTCTCCTCCCGGCTGGAGGAGACGGACCTGGAGCTCCTCGTCGGGCTCCTTCGCAAGGCGGGCGAGGTGGGGCTCCTGGCGGCGGACATCCCCGAGGAGTACGGCGGCCTGGGGCTGCCAAAGCGCGCCGCTGCCCTCGTCCTCGAAAGCCTCTCCGGCCAGATGTCGTTTCAGATTACGTACATCGTCCACACCGGGATCGGAAGCCTTCCCATTGTCTACTACGGAACGCACGAGCAGCGGCGAAGGTACCTGCCCGACATGGCCACCGGCTCGAAGCTGGGCTGCTACGCGTTGACGGAACCCACGGCCGGCTCGGATGCCTTGGCTGTCCGAACGAAGGCCGTGCTCAGCGACGACGGTACGCACTACGTCCTCAACGGCACCAAACAGTTCATCACGAACGCCCGGATCGCGGACGTGCTGATCGTCTTCGCGAAGGTGGACGGGCAGCACTTCACGGCCTTCCTCGTCGATCGGAGAACCCCGGGGCTTTCCCTCGGCTCCGACGAGAAGAAGATGGGTCTGCACGGGTCGACCACCTGCTCGGTGTTCCTGGAGGACGCGAAGGTGCCCGTAACAGACGTGCTCGGCGAGATCGGCCGGGGGCACAAGATCGCCTTCAACATCCTGAACATCGGCCGTTTCAAGCTCGGAGCGGTGGGGGTGGGGGCGGGCAAGCGGGCGCTCGAGCAGGCGCTGGCGTACTGCCTGGAGCGCAAGCAGTTTGGCCGGCGGCTCGCGGAGTTCGGGGCGATCCGGGAGAAGCTGGGACGGATGTACACGCGAATCTATGCCCTCGAGGCCGCCACCTACCGCACCGTCGGGCTCATCGACGGTCTGCTCCTGTGGGGCAGCGACGACCACGGGGAGGCCGAGCTGCGCTCGATCGAGGAGTACAGCGTCGAGTGCGCCCTGGTGAAGGTGCTTGGCTCCGAGGTCCTCGACGAAGTGGTCGATGAGGCGGTCCAGTGCTTTGGCGGGTACGGCTACTGCGCGGACTACCCGGTGGAGCGCTACTACCGGGACAGCCGCATCAACCGCATCTACGAGGGAACCAACGAGATCAATCGAATGCTCGTCCCGACCATGTTGCTGCGCAAGGCCTCCGTCGGCGATCTGCCCCTGGCGGAGGCCTTCGCTGCCGTTGGCCGGCCCTCCCCGCGGGGTGGCGGGGCCAGCGCTCCGCCGCCGGCGGGATTGGGTGCGGCCGCGCGGGTCGTGGGAAACCTCAAGGAACTGTGCGTGCACGTGCTCGGGCTGGCGTCGGAGAAGTACGGCGCAGGTCTCTCGAGCCAGCAGGCGATTCAGCTGCGGGTCGCCGACCTGGTCCTGGCGGCGTTTCTCGCCGAGTCGGCCTGGCTGCGGGCGAGCAAGGCCGCCGAGAGGCGTGTGGAGTCGTCCGGGCTTGCGACGGCGGCGGCCTGCGTCGTGTGTGAGGAGGCCGCCGAGAAGGCGGAGGCGTCGGCGCGGCAGGCCCTGGTGGCCATGGGCGAGGCGGGGGCGGCCTCCCGCCTCGGCGCCCTGCTCGAGCGGGTACCTGCGGATACGGTCGCCCTGCGGGAGGTCATCGCGTCGAGGCTCGTCGAGGCCGAACGTTGGGTGGTGTGA
- a CDS encoding 2-hydroxyacyl-CoA dehydratase family protein translates to MNEVKKPRAIASLKSAGALRAMVDEAYRETVAAMAEGRPTAWAMANWWQGSPILKAMGIEAVYPENYGAVCAATGMAQRYLEISDAAGFPTHLCGYMRVNFGYTHRMMRELGGQIPPEAPMGGMPKPVLLLGSGIVCDPRYKWFQALGRYLDAPVYNLEMPNPGTKEFFREGVAEQSVKLAVQGIRDFIAFLEKLVGRRMDYAVLEETVDDMLGMLRVWHDVNELRKARPCPMHARHFWTCMPPALFVLGDIKKSIASYRALHEELRGLVASGACAVARETYRLGWGELPPWHSLGFFDALAERGWNFVTESVSYHPPIPIDLDHVADPVEKIARNTLQWYTGYYEYAKETGGQMGFLGDPYVQLAQEYRLDGLVMHQLLTCRTASNHLAYAREAAMKRLSVPSIMVEGDIVDFTLFDPEDTLRKAEAFEEVMEHHRAERRKAGYDW, encoded by the coding sequence GTGAACGAGGTCAAGAAGCCCAGGGCCATTGCCAGCCTGAAGAGCGCGGGAGCCCTGCGAGCGATGGTCGACGAGGCGTACCGGGAAACCGTGGCCGCCATGGCCGAGGGCCGGCCCACCGCCTGGGCCATGGCGAACTGGTGGCAGGGGTCGCCGATCCTCAAGGCCATGGGGATCGAGGCCGTGTATCCGGAGAACTACGGGGCCGTCTGTGCGGCCACCGGCATGGCCCAGCGCTACCTGGAGATCTCGGACGCCGCGGGCTTTCCCACGCACCTGTGCGGCTACATGCGGGTGAACTTCGGGTACACCCACCGGATGATGAGGGAGCTCGGGGGCCAGATCCCGCCGGAGGCGCCCATGGGAGGGATGCCCAAACCTGTTCTCCTGCTCGGCTCCGGCATCGTCTGCGACCCGAGGTACAAGTGGTTTCAGGCGCTCGGCCGCTATCTGGATGCACCGGTCTACAACCTCGAGATGCCCAACCCCGGCACGAAGGAATTCTTTCGGGAAGGGGTCGCCGAGCAGTCGGTGAAGCTGGCCGTCCAGGGGATCCGCGACTTCATCGCCTTCCTCGAGAAGCTCGTCGGAAGGCGCATGGACTACGCCGTGCTCGAAGAGACGGTGGACGACATGCTCGGGATGCTCCGCGTCTGGCACGACGTCAACGAGCTGCGCAAGGCAAGGCCCTGTCCCATGCACGCCAGGCACTTCTGGACGTGCATGCCGCCGGCGCTCTTTGTGCTCGGCGACATCAAGAAGTCGATCGCCAGCTACCGGGCCCTTCACGAAGAGCTCCGCGGACTGGTCGCGAGCGGGGCGTGCGCCGTCGCCCGGGAGACGTACAGGTTGGGCTGGGGCGAGCTGCCCCCGTGGCACAGCCTGGGCTTTTTCGATGCGCTGGCCGAGCGGGGTTGGAACTTCGTCACGGAGAGTGTGAGCTACCATCCGCCCATCCCCATCGACCTCGACCACGTGGCCGATCCCGTGGAGAAGATCGCGAGAAACACGCTCCAGTGGTACACGGGCTACTACGAGTACGCCAAGGAGACGGGGGGGCAGATGGGCTTCCTCGGCGACCCCTACGTGCAGTTGGCGCAGGAGTACCGGCTCGACGGATTGGTGATGCACCAGCTGCTCACGTGCCGCACTGCCTCCAATCACCTCGCCTACGCCCGCGAGGCGGCGATGAAGAGGCTCAGCGTGCCGTCCATCATGGTCGAGGGGGACATCGTCGACTTCACGCTTTTCGACCCGGAGGACACCCTGCGGAAGGCCGAGGCCTTCGAAGAGGTGATGGAACATCACCGAGCGGAGCGCCGCAAGGCGGGCTACGACTGGTAG
- a CDS encoding acetyl-CoA C-acetyltransferase, whose protein sequence is MTALEQRDRDVVIVSACRTAIGKFGGGLKDLRTHQLAGIAMEEAIRRAGVDKGALDEVIAGDCIQCIDEANTARTAALSIGIPVEVPAYTVQKQCSSSMQALSSARTQILAGDSDVVLVVGAESMSSAPYVLKSARWGQRLMHGEMTDTIWELLYSGSHLLGPGYIMGETAERLADKYAISRQEQDEVALRSHRNAQGAIQAGRFRDEIVPVVLKEKMGERVVDTDEHPRWGLTMEDLSGLRPAFRKTGTVTAGNASGINDAAAAAVVMSRAKAGELGLQPLARVVAQASAGVAPDLMGYGPVPATRKLLDKTGVSLEAVGLMEINEAFAAQYLACEKGLGLEREKVNVNGSGIGLGHPVGCTGLRLVVSLLYEMRRRQEQYGIATLCVGGGMGMATLLELER, encoded by the coding sequence ATGACTGCACTCGAGCAAAGGGATCGGGACGTCGTGATCGTGAGCGCCTGCCGCACGGCCATCGGGAAGTTCGGCGGAGGGCTCAAGGACCTTCGGACGCACCAGTTGGCGGGCATCGCCATGGAGGAAGCGATCCGAAGAGCGGGGGTCGACAAGGGCGCCCTCGATGAAGTGATCGCCGGGGACTGCATCCAGTGCATCGACGAGGCCAACACGGCCCGCACCGCGGCGCTCTCCATCGGCATCCCGGTAGAGGTTCCTGCCTACACGGTGCAGAAGCAGTGCTCCTCCTCCATGCAGGCGCTCTCTTCGGCGCGCACGCAGATCCTGGCCGGGGATTCGGATGTGGTCCTCGTCGTGGGTGCCGAGTCCATGTCGAGTGCGCCCTACGTGCTCAAGAGCGCGCGGTGGGGCCAGCGCCTGATGCACGGAGAAATGACGGACACGATCTGGGAGTTGCTCTACTCGGGGAGCCACCTCCTCGGCCCGGGCTACATCATGGGGGAGACGGCCGAGAGGCTCGCCGACAAGTATGCGATCTCACGCCAGGAACAGGATGAGGTGGCCCTGCGCAGCCACCGGAATGCGCAAGGCGCGATCCAGGCGGGCCGGTTCCGGGACGAGATCGTTCCGGTTGTGCTGAAAGAGAAGATGGGCGAGCGGGTGGTCGACACCGACGAACACCCGCGATGGGGCCTGACGATGGAAGACCTCTCCGGCCTCAGGCCGGCGTTTCGGAAGACAGGTACGGTCACGGCGGGAAACGCCTCCGGGATCAACGACGCCGCCGCGGCCGCGGTGGTCATGTCCCGTGCCAAGGCCGGCGAGCTCGGACTCCAGCCGTTGGCCCGGGTGGTCGCCCAGGCGAGCGCGGGCGTAGCCCCGGACCTCATGGGCTATGGGCCCGTTCCCGCCACGAGGAAGCTCCTGGACAAGACGGGGGTGTCCTTGGAAGCCGTCGGCCTCATGGAGATCAACGAGGCCTTCGCCGCACAGTATCTGGCCTGCGAGAAGGGGCTGGGGCTCGAGCGGGAAAAGGTCAACGTCAACGGGAGCGGCATCGGGCTCGGACACCCGGTGGGTTGCACGGGGCTGCGCCTGGTGGTGAGCCTGCTCTATGAGATGCGCCGAAGACAGGAGCAGTACGGGATTGCCACTCTCTGCGTCGGAGGCGGCATGGGGATGGCGACCTTGCTCGAGCTGGAGCGCTAG
- a CDS encoding thiolase family protein — protein MENNDVVIVSAVRTPVGKFGGALKDFRSIDLGALVIKECLGRVNVASKDVEEVNYGLSILVEAALETDVPGRQATLFAGFPPESISLTVNRACCSSLSALRLGYRAIRAGEIDVALAVGSDNMGRAPHIAPDARWGTRLGHVTLKDPLFALGYPDFAPVARDAGEVAVEQGITRQEQDEWALRSHELYFQAHRQGKLAVGEELMAVDIPQKKGPAVAFVQDESPREGLTLEQLSRLTPVYGSPTVTAGNAPGLCTGATCVLLMSARKAKALGLKPLGTILSSVATATEARMIATIPAPTVTKAVEKAGLALEDMDLIEINEAFAAMPLVSTKLLAAGDARRLEQLRSKTNVNGGSIAIGHPVGASALRITMTLMYELGRRGGGIGVASICGGLAQGEGVVIKV, from the coding sequence ATGGAGAACAACGACGTCGTCATCGTTTCGGCAGTCAGGACCCCGGTCGGGAAGTTCGGGGGGGCACTGAAGGACTTTCGCAGCATCGATCTCGGCGCACTCGTCATCAAGGAGTGCCTGGGCCGTGTGAACGTGGCTTCGAAGGACGTCGAGGAGGTGAACTACGGCCTCTCGATCCTGGTCGAGGCCGCGCTCGAGACGGATGTTCCCGGCCGCCAGGCCACGCTCTTCGCCGGCTTCCCGCCCGAGAGCATCTCTCTCACCGTAAACCGCGCCTGCTGCTCGTCGCTGTCGGCGCTGCGGCTCGGGTACCGGGCCATCCGCGCGGGAGAGATCGACGTCGCCCTGGCGGTCGGGTCGGACAACATGGGGCGCGCGCCGCACATCGCTCCCGACGCACGCTGGGGCACCCGGCTGGGTCACGTGACACTCAAGGACCCCCTGTTCGCCCTCGGGTACCCCGACTTCGCGCCCGTGGCGCGCGACGCCGGAGAGGTGGCGGTGGAGCAGGGCATCACCCGCCAGGAGCAGGACGAGTGGGCGCTTCGCAGCCACGAGCTTTACTTTCAGGCGCACCGCCAGGGGAAGCTCGCCGTCGGGGAGGAGCTCATGGCGGTGGACATTCCGCAGAAGAAGGGTCCGGCCGTTGCCTTCGTCCAAGACGAGTCCCCTCGGGAGGGGCTCACCCTCGAGCAGCTCTCCCGGCTGACCCCGGTCTACGGAAGCCCCACCGTCACCGCCGGGAATGCGCCGGGCCTGTGCACGGGGGCCACCTGCGTCCTGCTGATGAGCGCCCGCAAGGCCAAGGCGCTTGGCCTAAAGCCTCTGGGCACGATCCTGTCTTCCGTCGCCACGGCCACGGAAGCGCGGATGATCGCCACGATCCCGGCGCCCACCGTCACCAAGGCGGTGGAGAAGGCCGGCCTCGCCCTGGAGGACATGGATCTCATCGAAATCAACGAGGCCTTCGCGGCCATGCCCCTGGTGAGCACCAAGCTCCTCGCCGCGGGCGACGCCCGCCGCCTGGAGCAGCTTCGCAGCAAGACGAACGTGAACGGCGGCTCCATCGCCATCGGCCACCCGGTCGGCGCCTCCGCCCTGCGCATCACCATGACCCTGATGTACGAGCTCGGAAGGCGGGGCGGCGGTATCGGGGTCGCCTCCATCTGCGGAGGCCTGGCCCAGGGCGAGGGTGTCGTGATCAAGGTCTGA